The window AGGTAAGCGGTCCCAAAATCAGCCAAAGTCGCTGGCAGTTTAAAAAGGAGATCTTGAGAAAAATTAAGAAAGTGGCTAAGAAACCGCCAGGTTAAATCAATGCCGCCAAGAAAATAGAGATAAAAAGGTAAATAATCACAAAAACTAACTTCTTGATAAAATCGCTCAGGACCAAACTCAACCACCTTCTCAGACCAATAATGCCATAAGCCCATATCAGAGGAGTGAGTGCCGTAAGGTAATAAAATCAATCTGAAGACAAAGGCAAGAGAGAAAATAGTTAGTAGTTTTCTTTTTAAGAAAAACCTAGTTATTCTCGAGTAAGTTTTGGACATATGCTTGAATTTCTTGCCAATCGCCTGTTCGAGGAATTAAAACCCAGTGGTTGTCATATTTCTGCGGGTTAGGTGGCGGATTGATCAAATAACTCTCTTTGCCTTCGACACCACCATCTAAAATTTCTGAGTTTAAGTCACCGGAACGCATTTTCAGTAAAAGTTTTACCATACCTCCCCAATTCTTTTGGGAAATATCGGTCTCAAAATTCTGCTGAGCTACTTTAATTAATCGAATTATTTCAAAAGGATTTCTCAAAACTTTAAAAGAAAAGAGTTTATTTTTAATAGCGGCTAACAATTGTTGTTGACGACGACTGCGAGCATAGTCAGTTCCTTCTTCGCCTTCAGCATAGCGACTCCGAACGTATTTCAAAGCTGTTTCTCCATCCATTACTTGTTCGCCGGCATCAAAATGAAGATGTTCGTAACGACAACCATACTCTGGATCACCACCACATTCATCATTTTCTTTACCCGGAATTGGGTAGTAAAAATCATCAAAATTATTTTCAACCTTTAGAGTCACCCCACCTAAAAGATCGATTATTTGCTCAAAACCAGAAAAGTCAATGACAATGCCATAATCAACTGGTTGGTTTAAAATCTCGGCGACTGAGGCTTTGGCTAGGAGTAAACCTCCGCCTGGTTTTTTTTCATTACCATAATGATAAGCTGTATTTAATTTGGCTCTCATCGAAGCTAGCCAAATATCTCTAGGTAGGGACAGCATTAAGGTATTGCCAGTTTGGGGATTGATCGAAACAAAAATGATTGTATCAGTTAGATCAGCACCTGCTTTCTCCTCGTCACTCACCCCTAAAAGCAAAAGATTAACCCGACCATTACCTCCCTTAAGATCTTCGGGAGATTGACTAATCAAAGAAATACCCCCAGAAATTAGGTTGCCAGTTAATCTAGCTCCCATAATTATTGATGGTGTAGCGGCCCTAATAATCAAAATTGCTAAGATAGTGGTAATCACTATCAGGCCTAGACGAATTTGAGGAAAATAACGAGCCGCTAATCTTCTTATCTTGGAAAGATTGGTTTTTAACTCTTTCTTCATTAACATGCTAAAATGCCTCTAGTGTTAAGCCATATTCTAACCCAACTCAACCCTTCCCAGCAAGAAGCCGTTACTTTTGGCGAAGGGCCCCTTTTGATTCTAGCGGGTGCCGGTAGTGGGAAAACTCGCGCCTTAACTTTCCGAACTGCCTATTTAATTCAGGAAAAAAAGATCCCTTCAGAAAATATTCTTTTATTAACTTTTACTAACAAAGCCGCTGGCGAAATGAAAGAAAGAATCCAAAAGTTACTCAGTCACTCCCAAAATGAACTCCCTTTTGCCGGGACTTTTCATTCTTTTTGCGCTCGCCTCTTAAGAACTGAAGGAAAACATCTTGGCATCTCCCCTAACTACAGTATTTATGATGAAGCTGATCAGCTAGAAACAATTAAATTAGCGATGATCAAAATCGATGCTTCGTCAAAAGAATTCAAACCTGCTTCGATTTTAAACACTATCTCCCAAGTAAAAAACGAGCTTATCTCGGCAGCTGAATATCCCCAATATGCTCGGGGTTTTTTCCAAGAAACAGTGGCTCGAGTTTATTTGGCTTACCAAAAATTACTTAAAGAATACCAGGCCCTAGATTTTGATGACTTATTATTTGAGACTGTTAGACTTTTTCAAAAAGAAAAACCAGTTTTGCAGAAATATCAAAATCAATTTCAATATCTTCTCATTGACGAATATCAGGATACCAACCAGGCCCAGTATATTCTAACCAAACTCCTAGCCAATAAATGGCGTAATCTCTGCGCTGTTGGTGACGCCGCCCAAGCTATCTATGGCTGGCGGGGAGCTAA of the Patescibacteria group bacterium genome contains:
- a CDS encoding LCP family protein, which gives rise to MLMKKELKTNLSKIRRLAARYFPQIRLGLIVITTILAILIIRAATPSIIMGARLTGNLISGGISLISQSPEDLKGGNGRVNLLLLGVSDEEKAGADLTDTIIFVSINPQTGNTLMLSLPRDIWLASMRAKLNTAYHYGNEKKPGGGLLLAKASVAEILNQPVDYGIVIDFSGFEQIIDLLGGVTLKVENNFDDFYYPIPGKENDECGGDPEYGCRYEHLHFDAGEQVMDGETALKYVRSRYAEGEEGTDYARSRRQQQLLAAIKNKLFSFKVLRNPFEIIRLIKVAQQNFETDISQKNWGGMVKLLLKMRSGDLNSEILDGGVEGKESYLINPPPNPQKYDNHWVLIPRTGDWQEIQAYVQNLLENN